One region of Pseudomonas glycinae genomic DNA includes:
- a CDS encoding peptidoglycan DD-metalloendopeptidase family protein has translation MPRFLAPLLLLCLSFNAHADSYITRLLNKPVPGGVAVVDLGTAAQAPKATYQGKPVLVVKEQNNWLAIVGIPLTVKPGIQQISSGGRNLNFSVGNKKYPEQHITLKNTQQVNPNPANLKRIEGELAEQIKAYRSFSPNTPSNLLLDKPVNGPLSSKFGVRRFFNGEERNPHAGLDFAVPAGTPIKTPAAGKVILIGNYFFNGNTVFVDHGQGFISMFCHMSKIDVQNGQQLARGAVVGKVGATGRATGPHMHWNVSLNDARVDPAIFIGAFQP, from the coding sequence ATGCCGCGTTTTCTCGCTCCGCTGCTGTTGCTGTGCCTGAGCTTCAACGCCCACGCCGACAGTTACATCACCCGCCTGCTGAACAAACCGGTGCCGGGCGGCGTGGCGGTCGTCGATCTGGGGACAGCTGCGCAAGCGCCGAAAGCCACGTATCAAGGCAAACCGGTGCTGGTGGTCAAGGAACAGAATAACTGGCTGGCGATTGTCGGCATTCCGCTGACCGTCAAACCCGGCATTCAGCAGATCAGCAGTGGTGGCCGTAACCTCAATTTCAGTGTCGGCAACAAGAAATACCCGGAACAGCACATCACCCTGAAGAACACCCAGCAGGTCAATCCGAACCCGGCCAACCTCAAGCGTATCGAGGGCGAGCTGGCCGAACAGATCAAGGCCTACCGCAGTTTCAGCCCGAACACGCCGAGCAACCTGCTGCTGGACAAACCGGTCAACGGGCCGCTGTCGAGCAAGTTCGGCGTGCGCCGTTTCTTCAACGGTGAAGAGCGCAATCCGCACGCAGGTCTGGACTTCGCGGTGCCGGCCGGCACGCCGATCAAGACTCCGGCAGCGGGCAAGGTGATCCTGATCGGCAACTACTTCTTCAATGGCAACACCGTGTTCGTCGACCACGGCCAGGGCTTCATCAGCATGTTCTGCCACATGTCGAAGATTGATGTGCAGAACGGCCAGCAACTGGCGCGCGGCGCGGTGGTGGGCAAGGTGGGCGCTACAGGTCGAGCGACCGGGCCGCACATGCACTGGAACGTCAGCCTGAACGATGCGCGGGTCGATCCGGCGATTTTCATTGGGGCTTTCCAGCCTTGA
- a CDS encoding sulfite exporter TauE/SafE family protein, whose product MSVAGLLSEWSWGAQGWVVIGLAIALAYIVFGIAGFGTALVAGPILILFMPLSKIVPLLVLLDFVAAFGNLLPSRRDVAKPELLRLLPCMAVGCTLGVIFLLNLKSDLLLLLMGLFISAYAVYSLWIKARPAQLSAGWALPMGTVGGLFGALFGSGGFLYAIYLNSRLPKDAARATQSALISCSTVVRLSLFTIAGVYAELPLLMLALCLLPAMALGLWIGRRLTMRLSREAFVRLVTWLVLASGLALIGRYLST is encoded by the coding sequence ATGAGCGTGGCGGGGTTGTTGAGCGAATGGTCGTGGGGCGCGCAGGGCTGGGTGGTGATCGGACTGGCTATCGCGCTGGCCTACATCGTGTTCGGGATTGCCGGTTTCGGCACGGCGCTGGTGGCGGGGCCGATCCTGATTCTGTTCATGCCGCTGTCGAAGATCGTGCCGTTGCTGGTGCTGCTGGATTTCGTCGCGGCGTTCGGCAATCTGCTGCCGTCGCGGCGGGATGTGGCGAAACCGGAGTTGCTGCGGCTGCTGCCGTGCATGGCGGTGGGCTGCACGCTGGGGGTGATTTTCCTGCTTAACCTCAAGTCCGATCTGCTGTTGCTGCTGATGGGGTTGTTCATCAGTGCCTACGCGGTTTACAGCTTGTGGATCAAGGCGCGGCCGGCACAGTTGTCCGCTGGATGGGCGTTGCCGATGGGAACCGTGGGCGGGTTGTTCGGGGCGTTGTTCGGCAGTGGCGGCTTTCTGTATGCGATCTACCTCAACAGCCGACTGCCCAAGGACGCGGCGCGGGCCACGCAAAGTGCGCTGATCAGTTGCAGCACGGTGGTGCGTTTGAGTCTGTTCACCATCGCCGGGGTGTATGCCGAGCTACCCTTGTTGATGCTAGCGCTGTGCCTGTTGCCGGCCATGGCGCTGGGCTTGTGGATTGGACGTCGACTGACCATGCGTCTGTCTCGCGAGGCCTTCGTGCGGCTGGTGACCTGGCTGGTGCTGGCGAGCGGTCTGGCGCTGATCGGTCGATATTTAAGCACTTGA
- a CDS encoding LysR family transcriptional regulator, translating into MLSTRQLRYFVEIAESGSFSAAAERLFIAQSALSRQIKDMETRLQTPLFERTARQPRLTAAGEALLPRARNLLNELNKASTLATEIGQGQRGTLRVCHSSTVPISGRLLRDMSTYLEQQPGVSLDIGTLSSEAQLEELAEGRLDIGLLRLPVLRQREGIQIVPLYTDRLLLAVPADHRLALAEAVDLAQLKDEAFISIPHPQRGGLSYLCADLCMRHGFFPQAARVMSRKTTQLQLIQAGFGIALLPESMQDIAPAGVRFLPLTGDCQSTVALASRQNPTPLVQHFLQTFTGECL; encoded by the coding sequence GTGCTTTCAACCCGTCAATTGCGCTACTTCGTGGAAATCGCCGAGAGCGGCAGCTTCAGTGCCGCGGCCGAGCGCCTGTTCATTGCCCAGTCAGCGTTGAGCCGACAGATCAAGGACATGGAAACCCGCCTGCAAACGCCGCTGTTCGAACGCACCGCGCGCCAGCCTCGGCTCACCGCCGCTGGCGAAGCGCTCCTGCCCCGGGCGAGAAACCTGCTCAATGAACTGAACAAGGCCAGCACTTTGGCCACGGAAATTGGCCAAGGGCAGCGCGGTACTTTGCGAGTGTGCCACTCGAGTACCGTGCCGATCAGTGGCCGGTTGTTGCGCGACATGAGCACTTATCTGGAGCAGCAACCCGGGGTTTCGCTGGACATCGGCACGCTCTCCTCGGAGGCGCAACTTGAAGAACTGGCCGAGGGCCGGCTCGACATCGGCCTTCTGCGCCTGCCGGTGCTGCGCCAGCGCGAGGGCATTCAGATTGTGCCGCTCTACACCGACCGTTTGCTGCTTGCAGTGCCGGCGGATCATCGACTGGCGTTGGCGGAGGCGGTCGATCTGGCGCAATTGAAGGACGAAGCGTTCATCTCCATCCCGCATCCGCAGCGCGGCGGGCTGAGTTATTTGTGCGCCGACCTGTGCATGCGTCACGGTTTCTTCCCCCAGGCTGCTCGGGTGATGTCGCGCAAGACTACGCAATTGCAGTTGATCCAGGCCGGCTTCGGCATCGCTCTGCTGCCGGAATCGATGCAGGACATCGCGCCTGCGGGTGTGAGATTTCTGCCGCTGACCGGCGATTGCCAAAGCACTGTCGCCCTCGCATCTCGGCAAAATCCCACACCTCTGGTGCAACACTTCCTCCAGACATTCACCGGCGAATGCCTTTAA
- the xseA gene encoding exodeoxyribonuclease VII large subunit translates to MIKDPFARLGLDREVLTVSQLNGRARVLLEDVFSNIWVEGEISNLARPASGHVYFTLKDSGAQVRCALFRQNAARVRQALKDGLAVKVRGKVSLFEGRGDYQLILDTVEPAGDGALRLAFDALKEKLSAEGLFSAERKVPLPAHPQRIGIISSPTGAVIRDIISVFRRRAPQVQLTLIPTAVQGREATAQIVRALKLADARGFDALILARGGGSLEDLWCFNEEAVARAVDACVTPIVSAVGHETDVSISDFVADVRAPTPSAAAELLAPDSSHLIRQVESLHRRLVMRMRDRLMRDRLRLEGMTRRLRHPGERLRQQAQRLDDLDMRMRRAFERQLNTRRERLIRLETRLAGQHPGRQLALLRQRLDSLAERLPRAINEGLKRRRLQLQSQMQTLHVVSPLATLGRGYSILLDERGNAIRNAAQTHTGQRLKARLGEGELQVRVEDNHLTPVTLSLLD, encoded by the coding sequence ATGATTAAAGATCCCTTTGCAAGACTCGGCCTCGACCGCGAAGTCCTGACCGTCAGCCAGCTCAACGGCCGCGCGCGGGTGTTGCTCGAAGACGTGTTCAGCAACATCTGGGTCGAAGGCGAAATCTCCAACCTCGCCCGCCCGGCGTCCGGCCACGTGTATTTCACGCTCAAGGACAGCGGCGCGCAGGTGCGTTGCGCACTGTTCCGGCAGAATGCGGCGCGGGTGCGTCAGGCGCTGAAGGACGGCCTGGCGGTCAAAGTGCGCGGCAAGGTCTCGCTGTTCGAAGGGCGTGGCGACTATCAGCTGATCCTCGACACCGTGGAGCCTGCCGGCGACGGTGCCCTGCGCCTTGCTTTCGATGCCCTGAAGGAAAAGCTCAGCGCCGAAGGCCTGTTCAGTGCCGAGCGCAAGGTGCCGCTGCCGGCCCATCCGCAGCGCATCGGCATCATCAGTTCGCCGACCGGCGCGGTAATCCGCGACATTATCAGCGTGTTCCGCCGCCGCGCGCCGCAAGTACAACTGACGCTGATTCCCACCGCCGTTCAGGGCCGCGAAGCCACCGCGCAGATCGTCCGCGCCCTGAAACTGGCGGATGCCCGTGGCTTCGACGCGCTGATCCTGGCCCGTGGCGGCGGCTCGCTGGAAGACCTCTGGTGCTTCAACGAAGAAGCCGTGGCCCGGGCGGTGGATGCCTGCGTGACGCCGATCGTCAGCGCGGTCGGCCATGAAACCGATGTGTCGATCAGCGACTTCGTGGCGGACGTGCGCGCCCCTACACCGTCCGCCGCTGCTGAACTGCTTGCCCCGGATTCCAGCCACCTCATCCGTCAGGTCGAAAGCCTGCATCGCCGACTGGTGATGCGCATGCGTGACCGCCTGATGCGCGATCGCCTGCGCCTTGAAGGCATGACCCGCCGCTTGCGCCATCCTGGCGAGCGTTTGCGCCAGCAGGCACAGCGTCTGGATGACCTGGACATGCGCATGCGCCGCGCCTTCGAGCGCCAGCTCAATACCCGTCGCGAACGCTTGATCCGCCTGGAAACCCGCCTCGCCGGGCAACATCCGGGACGCCAACTGGCCCTGTTGCGCCAGCGCCTCGACAGTCTTGCCGAGCGCCTGCCTCGCGCGATCAACGAAGGCCTGAAACGCCGTCGCCTGCAGTTGCAAAGCCAGATGCAGACCCTGCACGTGGTCAGCCCGCTGGCGACTCTTGGTCGCGGCTACAGCATTCTGCTGGATGAGCGCGGCAACGCGATCCGCAACGCCGCACAGACCCACACCGGTCAGCGCCTCAAGGCCAGACTGGGCGAAGGCGAACTGCAAGTGCGCGTCGAGGACAATCACCTGACGCCCGTCACTCTCTCTTTACTGGACTGA